tatcttcttaggcgtacagaggcccattatcagcaaccatcactcctgtgttccaatggcacgttgtgttagctagtccaagtttatcattttaaaaggctaattcgatcattagaaaacccttttgcaattatgttggcacagctgaaaactgttgtcctgattttaaagaagcaataaaactggccttctttagactagttcagtatctggagcatcagcatttgtgggttcgatgacgggctcaaatggccagaaacaaataactttcttctaaaactcatcagtttcttgcatggaatagccttcctttctcagaaaaagaatatactgaagatctcgtacaacgctgtgtactactcccttgacagaccagaatagaaaaagtgggaggccccggtgcacaactgagcaagaggacaagtgcattagtgtctagttttagaaacagccatttccagctacaatagtcatttacaacgttaacaatgtctacactgtatttctgatcaatttgttattttaatggacaaaaaatgtgctttcaaAAACgcggacatttctaagtgaccccaaacttttgaacggtcgtgTGAGTGTATATATATGGAAAAGGTATTATGTTTATCATTCTCTTGGACTTTGTTCAGGTGATGTAGGCACAATGCTATAAATCAGTCCAGATAATGAGTCTTTGgtatttgtttgtgtatgttcTTTACATTTGACCTTTTAGCCACGTGTGTAAGTTGTAATTCCTGGGTCACAGTTAGCAGTATTTCTCCTGTGCTTGTGTTGAGCAGTAACGTCATATTCTGCACAGGAATGCTAGCTATCCACACAATCATCCATAGATTGCGTCATGTCCTCTTTTCCCCCCCGCTTTATCTCATCCCCTCTTTGGTCACCTCTTTATGCCACCTATTCCTGGCTCCCTCCTTCATTGCATCACTCCTATTATCCCTTCTTTTCATGAGGTCTGTCTACAGAGTACGCTACTATTCAGTGAATGTTGAATGGACTAATGACTGACCTacctgttgtgtgtctgtttcagAACCTGGTCCTGCCGGAGTGTTTCTACTCCTTTGTGGATGTGAGGAAAGAGTTTCACAAATGTTGTCCCAATGCTGGACAGGTCCAGGACCTAACGCTGCCCTCTATCCTAGAATGTAAGTCGGAgtcagatgaaatgtaatttcagtSAYRKRTTTMYWMMTRCRWWTWKRTWWWWWAAWMYKRMYWTAAAACATCCTTacatgtgtgtagatgtgtgcatCCCAGAACTTCCCCTGTCAGAGCAGGTGATGGGGCTGAAGGAGGTGAGGTGTATGGTCCAGCTCTCCCTGCACATCCTGGCTGAGCCATACAGTAAGTCtatacatctctctcctcttttgctATCGCATTTccccctgctctctgtctgtgCCAGTCCCACCTGGCCACCRCACAGCCCTGTCAATCTCTCTACGCTAGGTGGCTAACAGGAATGCTGCTGAAGTTGCAGGCCAAACCTGTTGAGCATGAAACAACTTGGCAGCGTGGAGCAACACTTTAAAACAACATGTGTTGTATTGTTCAGTCTGAATATAAGTGAAGTCGATTGGCTTCTGTTGGCGGATCCAATGTCAAGCCTAATGTGAAGTCATTTTTTATCAGTATGGTCCTTTTGATTGTAAATGTGGATAGAAGTTTGATCCATATTGTAAATTAGTGTTTGAATCTCTTGCAGACCACAAATTCTCATGCTTTGAAGCTGTGAAGTACAAGCTTGAATCGGGAGCATGGTATGTATATTCTCAGTGCATCGACTTAATGTTACCTCCCTCAACCATGAGGTTGTCTGGCCACGTCTCTATACTAAACCTGTTGTTTAGTGTTTACTGTAGTTGAAGCCTAACCAACCGTCCCTCCCATGTTCAGAGCCAGGCTCATAGCATTGATTACAGCAACAAGGGAAACCACAAGCGTGTCATTAAACCACTCCAACTTTMCCATTAAGTKCTTAACTGGCTATCCAATAGCACCACACAAATCCCACTACGGTGTCTGATACCCATTGCCCTGACAACCCCTGGCATGTGTGTTGCCGTGTTAGAGTAGTGTGAAGTAGACTGTTAAACTGCATAAGTCCCCATTTttaccatgtctctctctgacgAAGACAACTTACTGAAACACTTTGGTTTTGAACAATATAGAAGTACTATTCAAGTCCATTTACATTGTCTTCAAGAGTTTCTGAACattactttctctctgtctcatgcaGCATTGAGTTTAGTGTGTAACCGTTAAACACCGTTCCCCATGTTGACTGTGCCCCTCTGGTTTGTCCCCTGCAGCAGTAAGACTGAACCAGTGGACAGTGAGACAGTGATCAGAGCCAGGGGGTTGCCATGGCAATCTTCTGACCAGGACATCTCCCGCTTCTTCAAGGGCCTCAACATCGCCAAGTATGTTACCAAAACATGACTGTGTGTGCGTCATGTGATTTAAGCCATGGTTCCACTGAGAATTGGCGACTAATACCCACAGGAAGTTGTACATGCAGCTTCGTCTCCATAGAGGGTCAAATTGTTCTGATCTTTCCTCCAACCTCTCCCTGTGTAATTCTAGGGGTGGTGTGGCCCTCTGTCTGAACGCCCAGGGCAGGAGGAACGGTGAAGCCCTGGTTCGGTTCATCAACCAGGAGCACAGAGACCTGGCCCTGGAGAGACACAAACACCACATGGGCAGCAGATACATTGAGGTCAGCATCCGTATAACACAGCAGCCCCTACATCTAACACAGCCATACTAATGCTGTTGCATCACTAATGGATCCAATACCGTTACAGCATCAGCTATGCAGCCAATACTGTTTCAGAGGAAAAAACAGTCATGCTTTCCAACTGTAGCACAATGCATGTTGCATTGGTCAGATGAAAGGCCATTTGGAGTTGATAAAAGTCTCCTCTCATCCTCACAGGTATACAAAGCCACAGGAGAGGAATTCCTCAAGATCGCTGGAGGTCAGATTTCAGACTTTTTTTCCCCTTCCCTTGACTAGATGGACTCTCCCTGTTCCTCCGCCCTGTACCGCTCCGGTTGTCTGGCTTATCCTGGGGGAATGAAGGGTGCTTTGTGAGCCTCACCCTCACCCCTCAGAGGCTAGTTGGAGGAAGGTAACTTTACCCCTGGCCCACAGTGTCTCACCTCATCCTCCCGGCGGCCAGTGAAAGGCCCAGCTCAGGGCCATACAAAGGGGGCGTGAATAGACAAAGAGCAGAGCTgatacaggagagagagcaggggggagactagtgtctgtctgtggacTCTAGCCAGTCGACTGgagatcaataatataatatctGTCAAGACATTGGACTTTCAGCAGATACTGTTTGCTCTAGACTCTGACTCACTGCTCTTGTTTTAATGTCTACTCTTGTATTTTAAAGTGATGTAATGCGGtctatcattttatttattagtGACAATAAGCAACAATAATTTGCATGTTAAAGGGACCAAGTAATTAGCTAAAGGTCTTACTTCTCACTTATAGTTAACtatgtttcctctccctctgtgtgactGTAGGCACGTCCAACGAGGTGGCCCAGTTCCTGTCCAAGGAGAACCAGGTGATCATCAGGATGAGGGGTCTTCCCTTCACCGCCTCTCCCCAGGACGTGTTGACCTTCCTGGGGGCCGACAGCCCCGTGACGGACGCCAGCGACGGCCTACTCTTCGTAAAGTACCCTGACGGGCGGCCCACAGGCGACGCCTTCGTCCTGTTCTCCTGTGAGGAGTACGCTCTGAACGCCCTGAAGAAACACAAGCAGATCCTGGGCAAGAGATACATTGAGCTGTTCAGAAGCACTGCAGCGGAGGTCCAACAGGTAAAACACATCACAGTCACTGTTTATAGGTGTAGTAGACAGTCACTATGAGGTAGAGCTGTTCAGACGCACTGCTGAGGTCCAACAGGTAGAATGTAGAGCTGTTCATAAGTACTGCAGGTGAGGTCCAACAGGTARGGCATCTAGGGGCTCAATGGGGTTTCTTTACTACTTAAACTACTATCAGAGATGCATCAAGCTATTCTCTTGTACTGCAGCCAAGGTGCAACAGTTACATTCTAGTAGACAGTCACTGAGGTAGAGATGCATAGAGCGTTTGAAAGTACAGTTGAGGTCCTACAGTGTTCTAGGCACTGCCTGTCACTTGAGATCATTTCTTTAGAAAGGAGGACTACTGGAGATGAACCTCTTTCTCCATATTTAACCAGTTCTCTTATTTTAATTTGTTGTGCAATGACTATTGTCTTTATAGCGTAAGACATGACTAAAGTTGAAGAACTATACGTGACACAGCATAGAATGTGGTCCCCATGAATCAGTTTGCTGGAGGATGGTGCTCATGTTGTGACACCAGAGTTGTTTCTTTGACTATTACAGCCTCTTGTAAATGACTGTCAACATGACTCAACACCACAGAGAAACYCAGCAAWCTAATGAAGTCAGTGCCGACTTTGTCGTCTGACCTTTTGACCTCTGCCCTCTTAGGTCCTGAACCGTTACATGTCCACCCCTCTGATCTCCACGCTGCCCTCTTCCATGGTCCCCATGCCGGTCTTGGCCACGCCCCCCTACCTGGCAACTGGCAGCACGCGGGACTGTGTCCGTCTGCGAGGTCTACCCTACACCGCTGCTATAGAGGATATACTGGAGTTCATGGGAGAACACACTATTGATATTAAACCACATGGAGTTCATATGGTGCTCAACCAACAGgtactggtacacacacacgccacgGTACTTTCACCCGTCTTATATTAAATACTTAGTGTAGATGAAGTGATGGGTACAAGCCGAGGATTCGGAAGCAGCTCTACACTATATTGCGACCAAAGTTCCCACCCTAACCCTTCCA
This region of Salvelinus sp. IW2-2015 unplaced genomic scaffold, ASM291031v2 Un_scaffold2318, whole genome shotgun sequence genomic DNA includes:
- the LOC112073616 gene encoding epithelial splicing regulatory protein 2, giving the protein MASHSDTLVVFFGATAGANGGKLGSDEREIILLVWQIVDLHEKKVGKLQRRLVKPDSLELTDQSKEETGLSVDELYKAEPLDKVLQQFQQSVSAELKALGRSSYTLCVDGPLVIRQALHPEASKKNLVLPECFYSFVDVRKEFHKCCPNAGQVQDLTLPSILEYVCIPELPLSEQVMGLKEVRCMVQLSLHILAEPYNHKFSCFEAVKYKLESGACSKTEPVDSETVIRARGLPWQSSDQDISRFFKGLNIAKGGVALCLNAQGRRNGEALVRFINQEHRDLALERHKHHMGSRYIEVYKATGEEFLKIAGGTSNEVAQFLSKENQVIIRMRGLPFTASPQDVLTFLGADSPVTDASDGLLFVKYPDGRPTGDAFVLFSCEEYALNALKKHKQILGKRYIELFRSTAAEVQQVLNRYMSTPLISTLPSSMVPMPVLATPPYLATGSTRDCVRLRGLPYTAAIEDILEFMGEHTIDIKPHGVHMVLNQQGRPSGDAFIQMRSADRAFMVAQKCHKKMMKDRYVEVFQCSTEEMSFVLMGGTLNRSGLSPPPCKLPCLAPPAYAAFPSPAMLSEAALYQPPLLATPRTSQPPHSLVVNYNA